DNA from Daucus carota subsp. sativus chromosome 1, DH1 v3.0, whole genome shotgun sequence:
AGATGTCATCTCTTGATTCTTGTTTATTAATGAGAAACTAGTCGAGCTCTCAAGTGCCTCTACAAATCAGCTCATGCCGATTGCAGAATTTATAGAGATTTTCTGAATCATTCTGATTAACAGATCGTGTGTACACCATACCTTCTCAACCTATGCAGAATTTCAGAAACAATCGACGGAGGAGTCCCGTGTAGACAATTCAACTTTTGTAGACGGAAGATAACTTCCGTAATTTCTCACAGTCCATCCAGAAGTGTAGTACTAAATTTACATTGGAATAGCAGCCAATGTGAACTTTCTAACACTTCAGTCCGTTTGGAAGACGCCTCATATGATTCATCCGGATCATAAGGTGCCCACATTTTTATCTAAGAATAGAATTTTGTTCTTTGAAACAGGTCCTCAAGTTTAAATATTAACAAAGagattatgattttataatgcTGACAAGAAAAGAGTTATGCGTTATTTAgaagaatatttcttcattaagTAAAGTACATATTCACAAGGTTCATAATTTACATCAATTTTTACTCACGAAATTGCAAGAGGGTCCAACTGGAGAAAATTGCAGAACAGTTTTTTAGTCATCTTTTTAATGTGAGGCCATCtatatgcataattttagacaaaaaaataaaataaaatttgatctgGTGCATTGTGCAATATATAGCCTGTCGACTTCATCAATATAGGGCAttttttcaggaaaaaaataCACTTGATTCTTTCTAGAGTTTCAGCTGTTGTCGATACCAATTTGCCCTTGACATAGAAAGGTGGAGATGACGGAGAATATTCTGAGTTTTACGTATACAAATGGACATCTTTATTCATCCCTCCCACAATCCTCATGGTCTTAAACATAATGGGTCATTGTTCATATATTCCCCTTCCTCAAAGGTTTACACTGACAATTAATCATTATAGTCAACCTCATTGGTGCAAGTTAGTAAATTTTAGTGAAACAAATGAGGCTGCAAGGATCAAGATTGCTTCCAGGGCATACGCTATCAAAGACTAATATAGATTTGAAAACCAACATTTCAAACAATAAAATGCATTACATATATAGATGGCTATAATTAAGTACAACATTACAATTTCAACAGATAATTTATCAATTGTGCCGTAAAACTTGGATATTCTTCCACCGGGACTCCATGCGAAATGAATCACTGGTTTGTGCATAAACACCGCATTTGAAGTAATGAGAATCTCCACCGCGaccatctgctgtcagcttgagTTGTCCATCTATGTACACCATTACTTTTGCAGCATCGACATCGTGTACAACATTTACATGGAACCATCGATTGTAGACGTTGCCAACCAAAACATTGTCTTGATAGTACTTGAGAGCGCCATTGTAAACTCTGAGCATGAGAGTTGAGGCATGAGGTGCAGTGGCCCCGAATACTTGCATTATGGTCACACCTGATGTCCCTTTCGGAACATATGCATCTGCTGCAAATTCCCATACTCCCGAGGAGTAAACGTATCCctgatatcaaaattttataaatagtaagtcataaattatttaacatGTAATCTACCATATCTATGTCGTATTATCGTGTTAGTCAAGATCACTTACTTGGACAGCAAGCTCAGTCCTCGGCTTTGTGTGGCTAGTTGTGGTGTGAGGTTTATCATTGGCAAAAACCCAAAATTTGTGAACTCCGTTCTTGAAGCTGTATCGCTGATTTTCTTTCTTATCGTATGGCCTTTGAATGCGGTAAACAGATGTATTGAAGGGTAAGGAAACAAACCCTTTTGTCGGATCAGAGGCAGCCATGAATTGGAACATCAAAAATTGAGACAGGCCAAAGCAGAGAAGAGCTAGGAAAGAAgccatttctttttctttaatgaGAAACAAGTCGAGCCCTGAAGTGCCTCTACAAATCAGCTCCTGCAGATTGCAAAATTTATAGAGATTAATAAGATCTATCGGTTTAGTGGAATTTCATAAGCAGCTGACAGAAGAGTCTAATTGATCTGTAGAGTAATTTATCTTTTCTAGACGGAAGATAACTTCCGTAATTTCTTACAGTTCATCCAGAAGTGTAATTCTGAATTAACATTGCAATAGCAGTCAATTTGAACTTTGTAACATATTACCTAATCCATCCAGACAATCACATTTTTATCCAAGAATAGAATTTTGTTGCGTAGAAGAACATTTCTTGATTGAGTAAAGCACATATTCACAAAGTATTACAACAATATGACTTGTGAAATTGCAATAGGAATGAACTGTAACAAATTGCATATCATTTTTCTTGTCCACTCTCTAAGTTAAGGAAGACGAATTTGATCACATTCCAGATATACAAGTCAATATTTTCCCAGAAAAATTTTGCTAAAAATATATAGGGCTTTTAACGCAAATTCTGCATCCAGCATGGACACCAATCATTTGTGTCGCTTAAAAAAAGTGCCTCTGTGCATTAGGCGAGGTCTCTTAAGCATTAAGGAAATACGTGAAGTACGTTGTTCATTTGTGTTATAGGTGATACCACTCAATGTGCACTAGAACAATAACAGAACATCTCACTAATAGTTATTTTGATTTCTGATTCACATTGTGTGTGCACCAGAAAAAATTTTGAAGTACCAAGTTCCGCTTTTATTGGCTTATTAGTTGCAGCATATTGAGCCTCTTCATTCCAATTAACTAGCTTTCGAGGTCTGTCATGTTTGTTTGTAAATTGTAAGCTCTTCTGCTGAATTTAAGCTCGACCACCTCTTTTGATTAACCTTGTGATTAGACATTGATATTCCAGATAAATGTAATATAATGTTTCTGTAACAGAGCCGGTATAACTTTATCCAACGATACAAGTTTTTGAGGCCATACAACACATATGCAACTCAGCAAACCTCTGTTCAACCTTATGATATAACAAAGTGAAGAGACCCTACTTTCCGAATATGATATGATTCCCCTCATCAATCTTGCTTTGGGTCTGATTCATCtgagaaagagctccttgttaaGCTTCcacaatcaaaatttattacGTAGGAAGCAATCTTAGGAAGTATCCTGTAAAATATAGCAGTTCTAATGAATCTCTTTAGCCATGAAGAACTATCTTGCACCCAACCTGAGAGAAATGAAGAATAGATGACAGAAAGAACAGTGATGAGTACCCTGTTAAAGGAGAATAAAGAGGGTGGAGCTTGTGTGAAACACCAAGAGCATCAAGAGTTAAAGCAGCACCGGTGGCTCTCAGACTCTCAGCTTTCTCCAGCACCAAGGCCTTGATACCATATCGCATAAGCGCCACGGTTGTTGCCATCCCACATATCCCTCCCCCTACTATCACCACTTCCTCAACTCCTTCCATTCCCATCAAACAATTATTCAATCTCTCCAGTGATTTAGAAGCTATATATAACAACTTAGCAGCATGAATTATTGCATCATGTATTACAACAATGCATGTATCAACTGGAAAGTTCCAAGTTACTGGCAACTTGGCCACCAATTAGCCGAGCTTAGTTTCTTTAAGCAATTGACCAGGACTGAAAACATAATCCACTCACTCTCTGCAATAATTTAGAAGCTAAGCATATGTATTGAACAACAGAGTCAAAATTCCATAttcatatttatgattaaaaaagTTATTTGCCTTTCAGTGAATATTCATATGTCACTAAAGAAATTGAACGGAGAAGTTGTCAGAGTACTGGCAAGACTTGCTTTCGTTTTGTTAATAGCACTCAACTTGGCCAACACTGAGGTCCACTTGTATAAAAGCAAAAATAGACCAGTACTGATAAAAGGCTGATAAACGTCACTGGAGAATTAATCACGTggtatcagagtttaaactcgCTAGAAATATTCAACAGCTGGAATGCGCCATTGCTAACATTCATTATGACATacctaaaaattaaaagaaacgaATATAGAACTATCAATATAAACGTTCCCAAAATGAAGATCCGATAAGAGTATAAGAGAAAAAGACCAGAGTAGTACTTTGTTATCTTGGCTATGTCTTCCAAGTACTGCTCTGGTCTTCCTCTCTTGTACTCTTATCGGATCTTGGCTATGTCGTCCAATCACCCTCTGTCTGGTTAATCTTTCAAATGATATAGAAGCTAAACATATATATTGCCTGAGCACAACTAAAGTTCCAAACAATCGGACctaaataaattaagattacTCCAATTGCAGATTAAGATAATTTTTCTCCATCTTATATATTGGAGTTTGATAAAGAAAATTCTTATAAGAATCATGCTCAGAATCCTTTTTGTACAATACACCACCAAATTCAGAATCATGCACAGTGACAGGAACTAGAAATTTAAATCAAGTCTGCTTAAATTCTAATATATTTCTCTTTATTGGTGGTTATTCATAATTATTCAGATCTTAATAAAAAACATTCTGATGTATAAGAACAAAATATTAttgaacataaaaaaatattcttacATTTTACGTCTATCATCAcgtaaaatctataaattaagACAAGATGTCTCTGTAACAAATCAAGTACAACTTTTCACAAACATTATAGACAATACAGAACAGCTCTTTTCAGTCTTGTTTTGGATTTGATTCAGCTGAGGTTCTAGGCAAGCTTCCACAATCATAATTTATGACCGTGGAAGCATATTGAGCAAAAAACCTGTAAAATATAGCATCTCTAACAAATCTCTTCAGCCATGAAGAACCATCTTGCACCCAACCTGATATAAATGAGGCTGTTATCACTCCTGCCACACGCCATCTTCGTGCCTCAACATACTCATCGATGGCCTTAGCAACCTCGGATGACACCAGCTTTTGTCCGTTTTTGAGATAAGTGTTGCCAATGCAGCGGCCCAGGACAACAGCATCTTCGAGGGCACAGCAACCACCTTGGCCTAAGTCTGGTGTCATGGGGTGCATGGCATCACCAGCCACGGTGATTGTCCCTTTGCTTAGTTTTCCGAATATGACATTCCATGGGAGTCTTAACTTGAGGGGTGCCCATGTCAATGTGGACACATCTACGTGATTCACAACGTCTAAGTACTCTGGTGGAAAGTCTTTACAGTAATGTTCAATTACATATTTTTGGATCAATTCTGGTGGTGTTTTAGCTGTAATGCCTTCCTCCCCTGAAAATGTCAACTTATTAGCCTTACGAGGTCTGCATTTCATCAACAAATTGTGATAATGTTCTTATTTACCTGAATCTCTAGACTTGAGGGTAGTTAGATACAAATAAAGGTCTGTCTTGGTGAAAGGAACAAAACCACCATTGAAGCCCGTGTGAGTGAAACGGAAAACATCATGATCCAACCCATGGCCTTGAGGATAGACTGATAAAGCTCTTAGGCCAAACCGTCCCGAGTCCACTGGTTCCCCAAGTCCTAGCCAGCGAGCAACCTGTGAGTGCACCCCATCGCACCCTATCAACACCTGCAGTAATCATATGTGATTTAGGCTATATATCTCAAATACATTAGTATTTTTTCACATACGGAGAGGGCAGTAAGGATTTGAACGCGTGACTTCTGGTCATGTCACTAGGCCATCAACGAATCCTCGGTTTTTTGATAACACATACCTTGGCTTTGATATGACTTCCATCTTCCATCAGGAGAAGTGCAATGGAGGAACCTTGGCCATCCAATTCTGTTGATATGGAAGTTATTTTACACGAGAAACGGATGTTTTCCCTGGGTAATTCTTCACCAAGAACCTCCAATAAGGCCTTCCGATGCACCGTCTTTGGTCCAACTCGTCCACTGCATTAATCATAACAATAATTTGTCCATCAAGTTACAAGCCACCACTAGTACAAAAATATCTTTCCTAGTCGCCCCTTTAGCGTC
Protein-coding regions in this window:
- the LOC108218966 gene encoding citrate-binding protein, which produces MASFLALLCFGLSQFLMFQFMAASDPTKGFVSLPFNTSVYRIQRPYDKKENQRYSFKNGVHKFWVFANDKPHTTTSHTKPRTELAVQGYVYSSGVWEFAADAYVPKGTSGVTIMQVFGATAPHASTLMLRVYNGALKYYQDNVLVGNVYNRWFHVNVVHDVDAAKVMVYIDGQLKLTADGRGGDSHYFKCGVYAQTSDSFRMESRWKNIQVLRHN
- the LOC108214468 gene encoding monooxygenase 2 produces the protein MERVEEVVIVGAGICGLAIAVALRRYGIQAVVVERAESLRTTGASITLASNAWLALEALGVSHKLNPHYPTLNKSVVTNLSTGAVQISPFPPNQSGRVGPKTVHRKALLEVLGEELPRENIRFSCKITSISTELDGQGSSIALLLMEDGSHIKAKVLIGCDGVHSQVARWLGLGEPVDSGRFGLRALSVYPQGHGLDHDVFRFTHTGFNGGFVPFTKTDLYLYLTTLKSRDSGEEGITAKTPPELIQKYVIEHYCKDFPPEYLDVVNHVDVSTLTWAPLKLRLPWNVIFGKLSKGTITVAGDAMHPMTPDLGQGGCCALEDAVVLGRCIGNTYLKNGQKLVSSEVAKAIDEYVEARRWRVAGVITASFISGWVQDGSSWLKRFVRDAIFYRFFAQYASTVINYDCGSLPRTSAESNPKQD